In a single window of the Branchiostoma floridae strain S238N-H82 chromosome 2, Bfl_VNyyK, whole genome shotgun sequence genome:
- the LOC118410577 gene encoding CUB and sushi domain-containing protein 3-like codes for MATRVAAFCILLGSIAVICTARCSRSRPTKGCGRTMSAYRGTIKSPGFPNPYPPALTEDDQVCQWMISLPYGHGIKVYLYDYDFNFEPNDVSTVYDELQIFRDIACSEADRERTFVGNLSATSLIHLPSHWACIKFIRRTLQNLQHTGFSLSYEVIDANSDCGVNKTTRLLSEEGYIFSPGYSISSYPQDLECTWLVESQPGSTIAVTFLDFQLSYTYSCDFAADYVQIGNSNTSYAFKYCDSDSPQPFQTKDNRLWVFFKSGQWRHRGFWLYYKGSGDSIDSDRPSSDYWKTGSVKFGWSRGDDTGGTSFVGWSRDSNKVDPFKKSNGGRIHLSYQLILAEVIIAATSLLTRRN; via the exons TAATCTGCACCGCCAGATGCAGCAGGTCAAGACCTACAAAAG GGTGTGGAAGGACCATGAGCGCATATCGTGGAACCATCAAATCACCAGGCTTTCCAAACCCATATCCCCCTGCGCTAACAGAAGACGACCAGGTCTGCCAATGGATGATCAGCCTTCCCTACGGACATGGTATCAAGGTCTACCTGTACGACTATGACTTCAACTTCGAACCGAACGACGTTTCCACGGTGTACGACGAATTGCAAATCTTTAGGGACATAGCCTGCAGTGAAGCCGATAGGGAAAGGACGTTTGTTGGCAACCTTAGTGCCACATCGCTTATTCACCTACCTAGCCACTGGGCATGTATCAAATTCATCAGGAGGACACTTCAAAACCTTCAACATACTGGCTTCTCTCTGTCCTATGAAG TTATTGACGCGAACAGTGACTGCGGGGTAAACAAGACGACGAGGCTTCTCTCTGAAGAGGGCTACATTTTCAGCCCAGGCTACTCCATATCCAGTTATCCACAAGACCTAGAGTGCACGTGGTTGGTGGAGTCCCAGCCCGGCAGTACCATTGCCGTCACTTTCCTGGACTTTCAGCTCAGCTACACCTATAGCTGTGACTTCGCTGCAGACTACGTACAGATCGGAAACTCTAATACATCGTATGCCTTTAAATACTGTGATTCGGACTCGCCGCAGCCTTTTCAAACAAAAGATAACCGACTATGGGTATTCTTCAAGTCCGGGCAATGGAGACATCGGGGATTTTGGTTATACTACAAAG GGTCCGGAGACTCAATCGATTCAGATCGACCAAGTTCAGATTACTGGAAAACAGGTTCCGTCAAATTTGGATGGAGCCGTGGTGACGATACAGGCGGGACGTCATTTGTAG GATGGAGTAGGGACTCCAACAAAGTGGACCCCTTCAAAAAGTCAAATGGAGGAAGAATAC ATCTGTCATACCAGCTCATACTAGCAGAGGTCATCATAGCTGCGACTTCATTACTCACCAGACGAAACTGA
- the LOC118410646 gene encoding cubilin-like: protein MSRALLIPLCAAFLTVGICEARCSRSRPKSCGRTVSSYRGWIKSPGFPRPYPSAMTEDDRICTWTIRLPLSRGIKIILYGFDLNFEKTGVGPTNDALQIYMDESCNTLLRNYEGNYTDADLIHVPSNKACIKFLRRTEQNYQHNGFSLGYEAVDASDECDSNQTTTLTSDEGYIYSPGYPVASYEQELNCTWLIQAEPDQTIQITFLDFQLSYTFSCDFATDYVQVFELNSSLNFKYCDQDSPAPFTSYSNIISVFFKSGRWRNKGFWLHYKANTAGVLSDEPIPDYRQIVDEWRNSNSPLMPHEGRKRGIRPWQSYAESKGHFVAVRVILVTSLSAATVFIAGL, encoded by the exons ATGAGTCGAGCTCTACTGATACCCTTATGTGCTGCCTTTCTAACTGTGG GGATATGCGAAGCACGTTGCAGTCGCTCGAGGCCAAAAT CCTGCGGAAGGACAGTGTCGTCTTACCGCGGCTGGATAAAATCACCAGGATTTCCGCGCCCATACCCCTCCGCCATGACAGAAGATGATCGGATTTGCACCTGGACGATACGTCTCCCCCTCTCCCGCGGCATCAAGATCATACTGTACGGCTTcgatttgaattttgaaaagacAGGGGTTGGGCCGACAAATGATGCATTACAGATATACATGGATGAGTCATGTAACACTCTGCTGAGAAATTATGAGGGGAACTATACCGACGCGGACCTAATTCACGTTCCCAGCAACAAAGCGTGCATCAAATTTCTCAGGAGAACAGAACAAAATTACCAACACAACGGATTTTCCTTGGGTTATGAAg CTGTTGATGCCAGTGATGAGTGTGACAGCAATCAGACAACCACTCTGACGTCTGATGAAGGGTACATCTACAGTCCAGGATACCCCGTAGCAAGTTATGAACAGGAACTCAACTGCACGTGGCTCATCCAAGCCGAGCCCGACCAGACAATCCAGATAACATTCCTAGATTTCCAACTCAGCTATACCTTCAGCTGTGACTTTGCCACTGATTACGTTCAGGTTTTCGAGTTGAATTCATCTCTGAACTTTAAATACTGTGACCAGGATTCTCCGGCTCCGTTCACGAGCTACTCTAATATCATCTCGGTATTCTTCAAATCTGGAAGGTGGAGGAACAAAGGATTCTGGCTACACTATAAGG CAAACACTGCTGGTGTCCTGTCAGACGAGCCCATCCCTGACTACCGCCAGATCGTGGACGAATGGAGGAATTCAAATTCGCCACTGATGCCGCACGAAG GTAGGAAACGGGGAATAAGACCATGGCAATCTTATGCTGAATCAAAGGGACATTTTG TGGCCGTGCGGGTTATCCTTGTAACATCGCTGTCGGCAGCAACCGTCTTCATCGCAGGATTATAA